The DNA window CCCAGTCGGGATGGAGCTCCTGCCCGCCGCGCGCGGCGATCCCGGCGGCGACCTCGTCCGGGTCCTCTCCCGGCTCGAGCCGCACGTCGAGGTGGATCGGGTTCTTGGCCCCGGGCCGCTTCGGCTCCGGCTCCGGGCACAGCTCGAGCAGCGGGCCGCGCCGCGAGGGGTGACGCAGCGTCGTCGGGGCGCCGCCCTCGGCGGGCACCCAGGCGCTCAGCCACGCCCAGAACTCCACATCGCGCTGCGGGTCCGCGGAGTCCATCGGCAGCGCTGCGATCGGGCCGGTGTCCCGGTAGGCCTCCCGCTCCTCCATCACGCAGAACGCCCCGCCCTCGACGTCGCCGAGCACGGTCCACGGCACCTCGCCCTGGCCGATGTCGAGGTCGCTCGCGCCGAGCGAGCGCAGACGCTCGGCGATCGCCTCCTGATCCTCCCCACCGCGGAGGTCGAGGTGGAGTCGCTGTGGGGCCCGGTTCACCTCCGGCACCCGCGCGAAGCACAGGTCCAGGTACGCCTCCCCCGTGATCTGCAGACGGGTCTCGACGATGTCCGGCTCCGCCGTGAGCGTCGTGGTACCGAGGGCCGCCTCCCAGAAGCGGCCCGCGCGCAGAGGATCGAGGGCGTCGATGCCGAGGTTCTCGAGGAACATGGGGACAGTGTGCGCCTCCTACGCCGTCTGCGCGAACAGGTCGAAGAACTCGTCGGCCAGGACCACCTCCACCTCCTCGGGGAGGCTCTGGACGAGCTCGACGACGTCGCTCGGGGTCCAGTTCCAGGCGTTGATGAGGCCGGCCAGGAAGAGCGGGCCGTCGCCGCCGTGCTCCTGGATCCTCGCCAGCAGCTCGGTGCGGAACTCCTCGACGCCGCCGGGCGGGTAGAAGGTGCCGATCAGGGGCACGGCCGCTCCGGGCTCGGAGATCCTGCCGCCCTCGTCGGTCTGGATGATCCCGCGCAGATCGACGTCCTGCGCATAGGACTCCAGCACGCGGTCGGGCAGGATCGGCGGGGCTCCGCCGGGCACCGGGGTGGAGTAGGCGTAGACCACGTCGAGCCCGGTGCGCTCCTGGTACTGGCCGGAGAGCCGGGTGAACACGCCGAGCTCCTCCTCGGGCCAGGAGTCGCCGTAGGTGTACCCCGCCCCCGAGGGCCCGCACACCAGGAGGTCGTTCTCGGTCGCGGTGCTCTGGAAGTGGTGGAGCAGCGCCGGGCCGATGTCCTCCAGCAGCGGGGACACGGTCCAGTTCATCGGCACGGCCCCGCGGCCGGGATCGTCCCAGAGCTCGCGCATGTGCCGCTGGCAGTACTGGATGTTGTCCCCCTCCCCGATCGTGAGGGTCAGGTAGGTGCGGCTCTCCGGGGCGGCCGACGACCGCTGCGCGGGGGTGGCGCGGGTGCTCGCGCGGATCGCGGAGAGCACGCTCGCGTTGACGTAGAAGTCCGCCGCCACGACGATCACCCCGGCGCGGCTGCACAGCTCCACCCCGGACCATTCGCCCGAGACGTCGTTCGAGAACCAGCCCGCGTACACGGTTCCGGGCTCGACCTGCTCCAGGAGATCCTCGAACTGGCTCCCGCTGGCCCCCGAGGGCGGCAGCCAGCTGACCAGCGCCCCGGTCGCGACCGGGAAGTCCCGGAAGGAGGCGAACGGCTCGATGCGGGTGGGCGCCTGATCGGTCGCGGAGATCACGAACTGGTTCTCCACCTCGACCGCGGCGCTGATCTGCGTCGTCCCCGCGGGCACCTCGACGCGGTAGATGAACTTCCCGCCGCCGTCGGCGAAGCGCAGGCCCTCCTTGGTCGAGGAGCCGCTGCCGTCGAAGAGGAACGGGGCCTCCTCGTCGGTGCCGGGGACGAAGGAGGCGATCACCGCGCCGTCCGCGGTCACCTCGACGGAGTGCACGGCAGGCCCCCAGCCGTCCTGGGGGAAGGCGTCGCTCAGGCGCAGGAAGATCGCCTCGGCGCCGAGGAAGCCCGAGAGGTCCACGGTGTAGGTGTCGAGGTTCGAGGAGTCGGTGACCCGCTCCTCCTCCCGCAGCAGCTCGGTCCACTCCACGCCCTCGACGGTGACCGTGTGGGTGGGAGGCAGCCCCACGAGCACCTCGCGGGTGCATTCGGGCCAGAGGGTCGACATCGCCCAGTCGTGCACCGCCGCCGGGTCGTCCTCGAACCGGCCGGTGAGGTCCTCGAGGACCTCCAGCCCGTGCTCCTCCACCTGCTCGGCGCTCGCGACGATGCCGCCGCGCAGGCCGGCGAGGGTGGTGGCGAGGTTGATCGTGTGCGGGGAGTCCATGTCGTAGACCACGGCCCCGGCGACCAGGTCGCGGTAGGTCTCGAGCAGGGAGAAGGGGTCCTCGACCCGGCTGGCGCGCACCGGCAGGTCCGGGATCCAGGTCTCGTCGACCGGATCGAGCACCAGATAGATCTCGGGACGGTCGCGATTCACGAGCCCCTGCAGGGTGATCAGCAGCAGCCGATCGAAGCCGTCGAGGTCGCGGAGGTCGGCGACCACGGTCTTCCCGGTGGCGCTGAACGAAGGGAACACGTGCCCGCGCCTCCAGTGCACGGCCCTGGCGGCCGGTGGGCCGTCGGCCTGCGCGGGGAGGCCCGCGCCGAGGCCGAGCGCCGCGGCGCCGACGGACCCCGCGAGCACCGCGCGGCGCGAGAAGGGGACGGAGGGCTGGGGATGATGCAGGTCGGACGTCATCGTCGAC is part of the Brachybacterium ginsengisoli genome and encodes:
- a CDS encoding VOC family protein produces the protein MFLENLGIDALDPLRAGRFWEAALGTTTLTAEPDIVETRLQITGEAYLDLCFARVPEVNRAPQRLHLDLRGGEDQEAIAERLRSLGASDLDIGQGEVPWTVLGDVEGGAFCVMEEREAYRDTGPIAALPMDSADPQRDVEFWAWLSAWVPAEGGAPTTLRHPSRRGPLLELCPEPEPKRPGAKNPIHLDVRLEPGEDPDEVAAGIAARGGQELHPDWGDLPWRVFQDPSGNDFCVLPAPGAAS
- a CDS encoding GxGYxYP domain-containing protein; the encoded protein is MTSDLHHPQPSVPFSRRAVLAGSVGAAALGLGAGLPAQADGPPAARAVHWRRGHVFPSFSATGKTVVADLRDLDGFDRLLLITLQGLVNRDRPEIYLVLDPVDETWIPDLPVRASRVEDPFSLLETYRDLVAGAVVYDMDSPHTINLATTLAGLRGGIVASAEQVEEHGLEVLEDLTGRFEDDPAAVHDWAMSTLWPECTREVLVGLPPTHTVTVEGVEWTELLREEERVTDSSNLDTYTVDLSGFLGAEAIFLRLSDAFPQDGWGPAVHSVEVTADGAVIASFVPGTDEEAPFLFDGSGSSTKEGLRFADGGGKFIYRVEVPAGTTQISAAVEVENQFVISATDQAPTRIEPFASFRDFPVATGALVSWLPPSGASGSQFEDLLEQVEPGTVYAGWFSNDVSGEWSGVELCSRAGVIVVAADFYVNASVLSAIRASTRATPAQRSSAAPESRTYLTLTIGEGDNIQYCQRHMRELWDDPGRGAVPMNWTVSPLLEDIGPALLHHFQSTATENDLLVCGPSGAGYTYGDSWPEEELGVFTRLSGQYQERTGLDVVYAYSTPVPGGAPPILPDRVLESYAQDVDLRGIIQTDEGGRISEPGAAVPLIGTFYPPGGVEEFRTELLARIQEHGGDGPLFLAGLINAWNWTPSDVVELVQSLPEEVEVVLADEFFDLFAQTA